The proteins below come from a single Haladaptatus paucihalophilus DX253 genomic window:
- a CDS encoding 3-oxoacyl-ACP synthase has product MVGLTGYGLYVPEATVTGEEIARRSAIPEEVVVEKMGIREKHVCPPDGDHAADMCVKAAERALSHAGIEATDLDAVLYHGSEFKDFVVWSAAANVAERIGAENAFASESYALCAGAPIALRQAKATLVADAPERILLVSASREEDLVNYENEDSSFMFNFGSGACAMVLEEAPDDPVATVRESAAITDGRFSEDVVMPAGGSRNPPSEATVAADLHTLDVPDPDGMKERLGEVSLDNFLDVADTALSRSDYDRDDLGFVALTHMKRSFHDYLCSTLDTANYYLDEFGHVQSVDQILALDAGLENGLVESGDVVCFLAAGTGYTWAATVLDWHGE; this is encoded by the coding sequence ATGGTCGGACTCACGGGCTACGGACTGTACGTTCCCGAAGCGACGGTAACGGGCGAAGAAATCGCTCGCCGGAGCGCGATTCCCGAGGAAGTCGTCGTCGAGAAGATGGGCATCCGCGAAAAGCACGTTTGCCCGCCGGACGGCGACCACGCGGCGGACATGTGCGTGAAAGCCGCAGAGCGGGCGCTTTCCCACGCCGGAATCGAAGCCACTGACCTCGACGCGGTGCTGTATCACGGCAGCGAGTTCAAGGATTTCGTCGTCTGGAGCGCCGCGGCGAACGTCGCCGAGCGCATCGGCGCGGAAAACGCGTTCGCCAGCGAGAGTTACGCGCTCTGTGCCGGTGCGCCCATCGCGCTCCGGCAAGCGAAAGCCACCCTCGTCGCGGACGCCCCGGAGCGAATCCTGCTCGTCTCGGCGAGTCGGGAGGAGGACCTCGTGAACTACGAGAACGAGGACTCTTCGTTCATGTTCAACTTCGGCAGCGGGGCGTGCGCGATGGTGCTCGAAGAAGCGCCGGACGACCCCGTCGCCACGGTCCGGGAGAGCGCCGCGATAACGGACGGCCGCTTCTCGGAGGACGTGGTGATGCCCGCTGGCGGGTCGCGCAACCCGCCCAGCGAGGCGACCGTGGCGGCGGACCTCCACACCTTGGACGTGCCCGACCCGGACGGCATGAAGGAACGATTGGGCGAGGTCAGCCTCGATAACTTCCTCGACGTGGCCGACACCGCGCTCTCGCGGTCGGACTACGACCGGGACGACCTCGGATTCGTCGCGCTGACGCACATGAAACGGTCGTTCCACGACTACCTCTGTTCGACGCTCGACACGGCGAACTACTATCTGGACGAGTTCGGGCACGTCCAGAGCGTGGACCAGATACTCGCGCTGGACGCGGGACTCGAGAACGGACTGGTCGAATCGGGCGACGTCGTTTGCTTCCTCGCCGCCGGGACGGGCTACACGTGGGCGGCGACCGTGTTAGACTGGCACGGCGAGTAG
- a CDS encoding ABC transporter ATP-binding protein — protein MLRTTGLTRRFGGLVAVDDVDFTLEADELCSLIGPNGAGKTTFFNLLTGVLAPSEGSIEFRTNGSWRDITGTEPHETARLGLHRSYQITNVFPTSTVLENVRVAVQAHGDGSANPIRNARAFPEHTEEAHAILERVELDDFAETTAGNLSHGQTRQLEVAIALAGDPDVLLLDEPNAGVSSESVGTIIDLIEDVAEDHAVLLVEHNMDIVMRVSDRIVVLNQGSVIADDTPESVRDDPNVQKAYLGGYEVEEGIA, from the coding sequence ATGCTCCGAACTACGGGGCTGACGAGACGGTTCGGCGGCTTGGTCGCCGTCGATGACGTGGATTTTACGCTCGAAGCGGACGAACTGTGTTCGCTCATCGGGCCGAACGGGGCGGGCAAGACGACGTTTTTCAACCTGTTGACCGGCGTGCTCGCGCCGAGCGAGGGCAGCATCGAATTCCGAACGAACGGGTCGTGGCGGGACATCACGGGGACGGAGCCCCACGAGACGGCGCGGTTAGGACTCCACCGGTCCTACCAGATAACGAACGTTTTCCCGACGAGTACCGTCCTCGAAAACGTCCGCGTCGCGGTGCAGGCACACGGGGACGGGTCGGCCAATCCGATTCGAAACGCGAGGGCGTTCCCGGAGCACACCGAAGAGGCCCACGCGATTCTGGAGCGCGTGGAACTCGACGACTTCGCCGAGACGACGGCGGGGAACCTGAGCCACGGCCAGACGCGCCAGTTGGAGGTCGCCATCGCGCTCGCGGGCGACCCGGACGTACTCCTGCTCGACGAACCGAACGCGGGCGTCTCTTCCGAGAGCGTGGGGACGATAATCGACCTCATCGAGGACGTGGCCGAGGACCACGCGGTGCTGCTGGTCGAACACAACATGGACATCGTGATGCGCGTCAGCGACCGCATCGTCGTGTTGAATCAGGGGTCTGTCATCGCCGACGACACGCCGGAGTCGGTGCGGGACGACCCGAACGTGCAAAAGGCGTACCTTGGCGGCTACGAGGTCGAGGAGGGTATCGCGTGA
- a CDS encoding ABC transporter substrate-binding protein — translation MTRRRLTRRNVLTSAGAVGIAGLAGCTGNDDTNDTTNDDKSGNDNGTGGMTTTKNVSGTVKIGVLQPISGSLKYYGQQSLWGFLSGLAYKADADPKTGVKSGKTVVSVGDTDFELYVRDTGFSQSKAKKLATNLVTDQKVDMLFGCASSSSATTVIKTVAKASGVPYVAGPAASASITSDGETCNNLVFRASENTAMDARSGGKYVAKETDVKKVYLFGADYSFGKAVVNNYEQVLEDEGVEIVGKKFVPQEHSEWKGLLDKAQDAGAQGIVGGFTVATLPNLFTEYLSGSYDYRVFGGFATQITNKVVGQTMQKVIGKPLTKEKIEKTKLGPFTTRYHWNQYDNDINTSFVDSYTKAYGVVPDLFTSGTFTAASAIVQGVHQSGSTKGTDIAEAMRGMTVKDTPKGEGGYVFQKYNNQARSSMTVANPVPTTDEWADNWDAAVMPGEPLATIEGEEATIPKDAAGMSCSL, via the coding sequence ATGACAAGGCGGAGACTGACACGGCGCAACGTCCTCACGTCGGCGGGTGCGGTCGGGATTGCCGGATTGGCAGGGTGCACTGGAAACGATGACACAAACGATACGACGAACGACGACAAATCGGGGAACGACAATGGAACGGGTGGCATGACGACGACCAAGAACGTATCGGGGACGGTGAAAATCGGCGTTCTCCAACCGATTTCGGGGAGCCTCAAATACTACGGACAACAGAGCCTGTGGGGCTTCCTTTCGGGACTGGCCTACAAAGCCGACGCCGACCCGAAGACGGGCGTCAAGAGCGGGAAAACGGTCGTGTCGGTCGGCGACACCGATTTCGAACTGTACGTCCGCGACACCGGGTTCTCCCAGAGCAAGGCCAAGAAACTGGCGACGAACCTCGTGACGGACCAGAAGGTCGATATGCTCTTCGGCTGTGCGTCGTCGTCCTCGGCGACGACGGTCATCAAGACGGTGGCCAAGGCGAGCGGCGTGCCGTACGTCGCCGGACCGGCCGCGTCTGCATCCATCACCTCGGACGGCGAGACGTGCAACAACCTCGTCTTCCGCGCGAGCGAGAACACCGCGATGGACGCCCGAAGCGGCGGGAAGTACGTCGCCAAGGAAACCGACGTGAAGAAGGTGTACCTGTTCGGGGCCGACTACAGTTTCGGCAAGGCCGTCGTGAACAACTACGAGCAGGTACTCGAGGACGAAGGCGTCGAAATCGTCGGCAAGAAGTTCGTCCCGCAGGAGCACTCGGAGTGGAAGGGCCTGCTCGACAAGGCACAGGATGCGGGCGCACAGGGAATCGTCGGCGGATTCACCGTCGCCACGCTCCCGAACCTGTTCACCGAATACCTCTCCGGAAGCTACGACTACCGCGTCTTCGGCGGCTTTGCGACCCAAATCACGAACAAGGTGGTCGGCCAGACGATGCAGAAAGTCATCGGCAAACCGCTGACGAAAGAGAAGATAGAGAAGACGAAACTCGGCCCGTTCACGACCCGCTATCACTGGAACCAGTACGACAACGATATCAACACCTCGTTCGTCGATTCGTACACCAAGGCCTACGGCGTCGTTCCGGACCTGTTCACTTCGGGCACCTTCACCGCCGCATCGGCCATCGTGCAGGGCGTCCACCAGAGCGGTTCCACCAAAGGGACCGACATCGCGGAGGCCATGCGCGGTATGACCGTGAAAGACACGCCGAAGGGAGAGGGCGGCTACGTCTTCCAGAAGTACAACAATCAGGCCCGCTCTTCGATGACCGTCGCCAACCCAGTCCCGACCACGGACGAGTGGGCAGACAACTGGGACGCCGCCGTCATGCCCGGCGAGCCGCTCGCCACCATCGAGGGAGAGGAGGCGACCATCCCGAAGGACGCGGCCGGAATGTCCTGCTCGCTCTAA
- a CDS encoding alpha/beta hydrolase family protein gives MTSDRLAEDGVSVEHRDYEAMVHGFANMLGVVDTTDEFFAYAGERLRSTFEGE, from the coding sequence GTGACGTCCGACCGACTCGCGGAGGACGGCGTGTCCGTCGAACACCGGGACTACGAGGCGATGGTACACGGCTTTGCCAACATGCTCGGCGTCGTGGACACGACGGACGAGTTTTTCGCCTACGCTGGCGAGCGACTACGGAGTACGTTCGAGGGAGAATAA
- a CDS encoding branched-chain amino acid ABC transporter permease, producing MYHLLVNSPFGTEAATLLPRVETMIPVLYFGLFAMSFDFISGYTGYLSFGHAAFYGTGAYFVILTANDKIPLLPPGTPFMVSLVVAGLVAVALALAIGAVSFRLTGVYFAMITLGFAQVLYVFVRGWDYVGSNPRDGIFLNGANGLNIGVPGVDALNLSIGALTGDEVSLGFVHLGQTEVSYYMIGLVVLVCYFAMQRIIHSPFGKVMVAIRENEERAIAVGYDTFRYKLGAFAISAFFAAVAGGLLAGYERTVSPDESFNFLVAGDALLASIIGGFGTLAGPLYGQLFNETFREFLSKAGEGGGLLPYLRTHLGSGVMGTTIYNGLTVQGAIETFLNGHASLYVGTLFVLFVLFVPNGLLGTLRDRLGGPVSKEIPARLRRFR from the coding sequence CTGTATCACCTGCTGGTGAACTCGCCGTTCGGGACGGAGGCGGCGACGCTCCTCCCGCGCGTGGAGACGATGATACCCGTCCTCTACTTCGGCCTGTTCGCCATGTCGTTCGACTTCATCAGCGGCTACACGGGGTACCTCTCGTTCGGCCACGCCGCGTTCTACGGGACCGGCGCGTACTTCGTCATCCTCACGGCGAACGACAAGATTCCGCTCCTCCCGCCGGGAACGCCGTTCATGGTGTCGCTCGTCGTCGCGGGACTGGTCGCCGTCGCGCTCGCGCTGGCGATTGGAGCCGTATCGTTCCGCCTGACGGGGGTCTACTTCGCCATGATAACCCTCGGCTTCGCGCAGGTGTTGTACGTCTTCGTCCGCGGCTGGGATTACGTCGGGTCGAACCCGCGCGACGGCATCTTCCTGAACGGGGCCAACGGCCTCAATATCGGCGTCCCCGGCGTCGATGCGCTGAACCTCTCCATCGGGGCGCTGACCGGTGACGAGGTATCGCTCGGATTCGTCCACCTCGGTCAGACGGAGGTGTCCTACTACATGATCGGTCTCGTGGTGCTCGTCTGCTACTTCGCCATGCAGCGAATCATCCACTCGCCGTTCGGCAAAGTGATGGTCGCCATCCGCGAAAACGAGGAACGCGCCATCGCGGTGGGGTACGACACCTTCCGCTACAAACTCGGCGCGTTCGCCATCAGCGCCTTCTTCGCCGCCGTGGCGGGGGGCCTGCTGGCGGGCTACGAACGAACCGTCTCCCCGGACGAGTCGTTCAACTTCCTCGTCGCGGGTGACGCACTGTTGGCCTCCATCATCGGCGGGTTCGGCACCCTCGCCGGACCGCTGTACGGCCAACTGTTCAACGAGACGTTCCGCGAGTTCCTGTCGAAGGCGGGCGAGGGCGGCGGACTCCTGCCGTACCTCAGAACACACCTCGGGTCGGGCGTCATGGGAACGACGATTTACAACGGCCTGACGGTACAGGGAGCCATCGAGACGTTCCTGAACGGCCACGCGAGCCTCTACGTCGGCACGCTGTTCGTGCTGTTCGTGTTGTTCGTCCCGAACGGGTTGCTCGGCACGCTCCGCGACCGCCTCGGCGGTCCCGTCTCAAAAGAGATTCCCGCACGGCTCCGGAGGTTCAGATAA
- a CDS encoding stage II sporulation protein M has product MKFSDASASVRTVLLSRPASVLPLFLAGASINLMAQTFPIVGLVLAFLLLAGTGRLDAVFAAFRRSDLNGIETNPAAVERLRDAIMGAFTPEVIVILVASVLCSLVVVFVARALVGAGQVHAVMRTLRNERASATDGDVATVPLPTPLRTERAIGAGVAGASRDGTRFILLSLARLFTYFLVFVAFGVAEVAVTSGGTVTAVLGSLVLALVLFVVLLAVYLLFLFVPQAIVIDDVGVRGGLRRSGSFVRHHKARVAGYIVVVVASFGVFGVVTAGLSFLGVSRVAALLLFFGVLPALGVLKTALYIDSESAVSNGRGSVRGAFGRGIHELRTFLVRRPLLVLGALSLFAVGGVGGWLAVQPFTLESVRPDVTSNVFGSFPIDVFVKLAANNWFVSIAAAFAGLGFGVPTLVALLFNGAVVGAVIGLLPDPTFALALILPHGIIEIPGLSVAGALGLHLGGVAWSYVRGRSSADAVASELVRAYYVLLGLLPVFVVAAFIEAFVTWWVASAVV; this is encoded by the coding sequence ATGAAGTTCAGCGACGCGAGCGCGTCGGTTCGAACGGTCCTCCTTAGCCGCCCGGCCTCGGTCCTCCCGCTGTTCCTCGCGGGGGCGAGCATCAACCTCATGGCACAGACGTTCCCGATAGTGGGACTCGTGCTGGCCTTTTTGCTCCTCGCGGGAACCGGGCGACTCGACGCCGTATTCGCCGCGTTTCGACGGAGCGATTTGAACGGAATCGAAACGAATCCCGCCGCCGTGGAGCGACTGCGGGACGCGATTATGGGCGCGTTTACGCCCGAGGTCATCGTCATCCTCGTCGCGTCCGTTCTGTGCAGTCTCGTCGTCGTGTTCGTCGCCCGCGCGCTCGTCGGGGCGGGACAAGTACACGCCGTGATGAGGACCCTGCGGAACGAGCGCGCGAGTGCGACCGACGGCGACGTGGCCACCGTTCCCCTCCCGACGCCGCTTCGAACCGAACGAGCGATTGGGGCCGGCGTCGCCGGTGCGAGCAGGGACGGAACGAGGTTCATCCTGCTGTCGCTCGCCCGTCTGTTCACGTACTTCCTCGTCTTCGTCGCGTTCGGCGTCGCGGAGGTCGCGGTGACGAGTGGGGGTACCGTCACGGCGGTCCTCGGGTCGCTCGTGCTGGCTCTCGTGCTCTTCGTCGTCCTCCTCGCGGTTTACCTGCTCTTCCTGTTCGTCCCGCAGGCCATCGTCATCGACGACGTTGGCGTTCGCGGTGGACTGCGACGGAGCGGGAGTTTCGTCCGTCACCACAAGGCCCGCGTCGCGGGCTACATCGTCGTCGTTGTCGCGTCGTTCGGCGTGTTCGGCGTCGTGACGGCCGGATTGAGTTTCCTCGGCGTCAGTCGAGTCGCCGCACTCCTCCTCTTCTTCGGGGTGCTTCCGGCGCTCGGCGTGCTGAAGACGGCGCTGTATATCGATTCTGAATCCGCGGTGTCCAACGGTCGGGGGTCGGTCCGCGGCGCATTCGGTCGTGGGATTCACGAACTGCGGACGTTCCTCGTCCGGAGACCGCTTCTCGTTCTCGGCGCGCTCTCGCTCTTCGCGGTCGGCGGCGTCGGCGGCTGGCTCGCGGTCCAACCGTTCACGCTCGAAAGCGTTCGCCCGGACGTGACGAGCAACGTCTTCGGGTCGTTCCCGATAGACGTGTTCGTCAAGCTGGCCGCGAACAACTGGTTCGTCTCCATCGCGGCGGCGTTCGCAGGGCTCGGGTTCGGCGTCCCGACGCTCGTCGCGCTGCTGTTCAACGGTGCGGTGGTCGGTGCCGTCATCGGCCTCCTTCCCGACCCCACGTTCGCCCTCGCGCTCATCCTCCCGCACGGAATCATCGAAATCCCCGGCCTGTCCGTCGCGGGTGCGCTCGGCTTACATCTCGGCGGGGTCGCGTGGTCCTACGTTCGCGGTCGGTCGTCGGCCGACGCCGTTGCGAGCGAACTCGTCCGCGCCTACTACGTCCTGCTCGGCTTGCTCCCGGTCTTCGTCGTCGCGGCGTTCATCGAGGCGTTCGTGACGTGGTGGGTCGCCTCGGCGGTCGTGTGA
- a CDS encoding potassium channel family protein, with protein MADRPRRVPFTVFSSVTRQRRRVFLYIASFVGVIVLYTVAYMWGMATFQGETRTVLQAFSIVVETFTTTGYGVDAGQWTTPQMRLLMVLMQMSGVILIFMALPVFVAPWVQEALRVSPPTTIDDDVENHVVICGYSPRAETLIDEFHSWDHEYVVVVRDRDAALDLYEQDITVVHGDPESADALRNVHVEDADAVIADATDEQNASIALAVREVSETVRVISLVENPDLTNYLQYAGADQVFSPRHLLGHSLAEKVTASVTTDLGETVTIGEDFEILELSIQAGSDIDGTRLDESGVRERTGANIIGLWRRGEFQSSPSPTTELDGDTILLAAGRETQLERLKEMTISDGRGPVRSSILVAGYGEVGSTVEETMQSKSVRTTVVDREEKPGVDVLGDVTDEDVLREAGIEYANALILALADDTTTIFATLIARELAPGVEIVARANETDNIGKLYSAGADYVLALETVSGRMLASTILEGEEIISPDKQIEILRTTAPRLTGQTLRDAAVRTRTGCTVIAVERNGEVITDLGPDFVVRGGDQLIIAGTDEDTNEFAEIAQ; from the coding sequence ATGGCCGACCGACCCCGGCGCGTTCCGTTTACCGTCTTCTCGTCAGTCACGCGGCAGCGACGCCGGGTGTTTCTCTATATCGCGTCGTTCGTCGGCGTCATCGTCCTGTACACCGTCGCGTACATGTGGGGGATGGCGACGTTCCAAGGCGAAACCCGGACCGTCCTGCAGGCGTTTTCCATCGTCGTCGAGACGTTCACGACGACCGGATACGGGGTGGATGCGGGCCAGTGGACGACGCCGCAGATGCGCCTGCTGATGGTGTTGATGCAGATGTCCGGGGTGATACTCATCTTCATGGCCCTCCCGGTGTTCGTCGCGCCGTGGGTACAGGAGGCACTTCGCGTGAGTCCCCCGACGACCATCGACGACGACGTGGAAAACCACGTCGTCATCTGTGGCTACTCGCCGCGCGCCGAGACGCTCATCGACGAGTTTCACTCGTGGGACCACGAGTACGTCGTCGTCGTCAGGGACCGGGACGCCGCGCTCGATTTGTACGAACAGGACATCACCGTCGTCCACGGCGACCCCGAGTCGGCCGACGCGCTCCGAAACGTCCACGTCGAGGACGCGGACGCCGTCATCGCCGACGCGACCGACGAGCAGAACGCGAGCATCGCGCTTGCCGTCCGCGAGGTGTCCGAGACGGTTCGCGTCATCAGTCTCGTGGAGAATCCCGACCTGACGAACTACCTCCAGTACGCCGGTGCGGACCAAGTGTTCTCGCCGCGCCACCTGCTCGGTCACAGTCTGGCGGAGAAGGTCACGGCGTCCGTGACGACCGACCTCGGCGAGACCGTCACCATCGGCGAAGATTTCGAAATCCTGGAACTGTCGATTCAAGCCGGGTCGGATATCGACGGGACGAGGCTCGACGAGAGCGGCGTTCGGGAGCGCACCGGCGCGAACATCATCGGCCTGTGGCGGCGCGGGGAGTTCCAGAGTTCGCCCTCCCCGACGACCGAGTTGGACGGCGACACGATTTTGCTCGCGGCCGGACGGGAGACGCAGCTCGAACGGCTGAAGGAGATGACCATCTCGGACGGTCGCGGACCCGTTCGGAGTTCGATACTCGTCGCCGGATACGGGGAAGTCGGTTCGACGGTGGAAGAGACGATGCAGTCGAAATCGGTGCGAACCACGGTCGTGGACAGGGAGGAGAAACCCGGCGTGGACGTGCTCGGCGACGTGACCGACGAGGACGTGTTGCGGGAGGCGGGCATCGAGTACGCCAACGCGCTCATCCTCGCGCTCGCGGACGACACGACGACGATTTTCGCCACGCTCATCGCGCGCGAACTCGCGCCGGGCGTCGAAATCGTCGCCCGGGCGAACGAGACGGACAACATCGGAAAGCTGTACAGCGCGGGCGCGGATTACGTCCTCGCCCTCGAAACCGTGAGCGGTCGGATGCTCGCCTCGACCATCCTCGAAGGTGAGGAGATAATCTCGCCCGACAAGCAGATAGAAATCCTCAGGACGACCGCGCCGCGACTCACCGGCCAGACGTTGCGGGATGCGGCGGTCAGAACCCGGACGGGCTGTACCGTCATCGCCGTCGAGCGAAACGGCGAGGTCATCACCGACCTCGGGCCGGATTTCGTGGTTCGCGGCGGCGACCAACTCATCATCGCCGGAACGGACGAGGACACGAACGAGTTCGCCGAAATCGCGCAGTGA
- a CDS encoding SDR family oxidoreductase produces the protein MADDAVTPPTFDPDEVLHVEDDHFTPENVAIVTGAASGIGRATTLALAANDLTVVGTDVDEDGLAETTDRAEELELGRNVETVVADLTDEDEIDRIVSHAADAGAVKYLVNVAGLQHIDPIDEFPAERFDLLHDVMVRAPFLLAKACLPHMRESGDGTGCIGNMASVHGHYTTSDKVAYNVSKFGLRGLTQSLAAEGDGDVRAFSVSTGYVKTPLVTDQIPDTAEQRGISVDEVVEDVMLGQARTKDMMTPQDVANLFVFGFSKHADHLNGGDLLFDGGMTLTYE, from the coding sequence ATGGCAGACGACGCGGTAACGCCGCCGACGTTCGACCCCGACGAGGTACTGCACGTCGAAGACGACCACTTCACGCCCGAGAACGTGGCTATCGTGACGGGCGCGGCCTCCGGAATCGGTCGTGCGACGACGCTCGCGCTCGCCGCGAACGACCTCACGGTGGTCGGGACGGACGTGGACGAGGACGGCCTGGCCGAGACGACCGACCGCGCCGAGGAGTTGGAACTCGGACGAAACGTCGAAACGGTAGTTGCCGACCTCACCGACGAGGACGAGATAGACCGCATCGTCTCCCACGCGGCGGACGCGGGCGCGGTGAAATATCTGGTCAACGTCGCCGGACTCCAGCACATCGACCCCATCGACGAGTTCCCGGCCGAGCGGTTCGACCTGCTCCACGACGTGATGGTCCGCGCGCCGTTCCTGCTGGCGAAGGCCTGCCTGCCCCACATGCGCGAGAGCGGCGATGGAACGGGCTGTATCGGCAACATGGCGTCGGTTCACGGCCACTACACCACCTCCGATAAGGTGGCCTACAACGTCTCGAAGTTCGGCCTCCGCGGCCTCACGCAGTCCCTCGCCGCCGAGGGCGACGGCGACGTTCGCGCCTTCTCGGTCAGCACGGGCTACGTGAAGACGCCGCTCGTGACGGACCAGATACCGGACACCGCCGAACAGCGCGGTATCAGCGTGGACGAGGTGGTCGAGGACGTGATGCTGGGCCAAGCGCGGACGAAGGACATGATGACGCCGCAGGACGTGGCGAACCTGTTCGTCTTCGGCTTCTCCAAACACGCGGACCACCTGAACGGCGGCGACCTGCTGTTCGACGGTGGCATGACGTTGACCTACGAGTGA
- a CDS encoding branched-chain amino acid ABC transporter permease: MMELVPLAGVGSALGDFLRPSTLASVFIQGLAKAALYVMIASGLTLIFGLMGVLNFAHGSLTMLGAYLGGLVMVAFVAAGGSSITRLALFFVAVVVVFALLAGLGTAVEVGLIRKLYDRPPVYQILLTFGLTLVLNELVRIAVLFYGMQPQTDWQDAFGTKPGFLTNQIGLGSVSVNGLALFEIAFGVLTVAGIWAFLTRTRYGLVIRAGSEDAEMTEALGIDVRRVFTVVFALGTGLAGIAGVLLMWDPKWGASVPVASEALLPAFVVVIVGGLGTFRGTVVAALLVGMVDAAMSWWFVNAIDFAGLPEMTIFLILVVVLILRPQGLFGVEEVGGH; encoded by the coding sequence ATGATGGAACTCGTTCCGCTCGCGGGGGTCGGAAGCGCGCTGGGGGATTTCCTCCGGCCATCGACGCTCGCGTCGGTGTTCATTCAGGGGTTGGCGAAGGCCGCGCTGTACGTGATGATTGCGAGCGGCTTGACGCTCATCTTCGGCCTGATGGGTGTGTTGAATTTCGCCCACGGGTCGCTGACCATGTTGGGCGCGTACCTCGGCGGGTTGGTGATGGTCGCGTTCGTCGCCGCCGGAGGCAGTTCTATCACGCGGTTGGCCCTGTTTTTCGTGGCCGTCGTGGTCGTCTTCGCCCTGCTCGCCGGACTCGGAACCGCGGTCGAAGTCGGCCTCATCCGCAAACTGTACGACCGCCCGCCGGTGTACCAGATTCTGCTCACCTTCGGGCTGACGCTCGTGCTGAACGAACTGGTCCGAATCGCAGTGCTGTTCTACGGCATGCAACCCCAGACCGACTGGCAGGACGCCTTCGGGACGAAACCCGGCTTCCTGACGAACCAGATCGGACTCGGCTCCGTCTCGGTGAACGGCCTCGCGCTCTTCGAAATCGCGTTCGGCGTGCTCACCGTCGCGGGAATCTGGGCCTTCCTGACCCGGACCCGCTACGGACTCGTCATCCGCGCGGGAAGCGAGGACGCGGAGATGACCGAAGCGCTCGGCATCGACGTTCGCCGCGTGTTCACCGTCGTCTTTGCGCTCGGCACCGGATTGGCCGGAATCGCCGGGGTGTTGCTCATGTGGGACCCGAAGTGGGGTGCCAGCGTCCCGGTCGCCTCGGAAGCGCTCCTCCCGGCGTTCGTCGTCGTCATCGTCGGCGGCCTCGGGACGTTCCGAGGGACCGTCGTCGCGGCGCTCCTCGTCGGCATGGTGGACGCGGCGATGTCGTGGTGGTTCGTCAACGCCATCGACTTCGCGGGACTGCCCGAGATGACCATCTTCCTCATCCTCGTGGTCGTCCTCATCCTCCGGCCGCAGGGCCTGTTCGGCGTCGAGGAGGTGGGGGGCCATTAG
- a CDS encoding ABC transporter ATP-binding protein, with amino-acid sequence MSLLTVEDAHTYYGESHVLEGVSMEVEAGEVVALVGRNGVGKTTTLRTILQLTPPRRGSVRFRGTELIGKSTHEVAEMGIGWIPEERRVFTQLSVEENIRVAVPSGEDVHEALSLAYETFPDLEEHRDREAGNLSGGQQQMLALVRGLVGENELLLVDEPSEGLAPLIVEAVAEALAEAATDTTLLLVEQNLPLALDLADRFYVLDNGRVVEQGDANEVSMDDERLRRYLSA; translated from the coding sequence GTGAGCCTGCTGACCGTCGAGGACGCCCACACGTACTACGGCGAGAGTCACGTCTTGGAGGGCGTCTCGATGGAAGTCGAAGCGGGCGAAGTCGTCGCCCTCGTCGGCAGAAACGGCGTCGGGAAAACGACGACGCTCCGCACCATCCTCCAACTGACCCCGCCGCGGCGGGGGAGCGTCCGGTTCCGCGGCACGGAACTGATCGGCAAGAGCACCCACGAAGTCGCGGAGATGGGAATCGGATGGATTCCCGAGGAGCGGCGGGTGTTCACGCAACTTTCCGTCGAGGAGAACATCCGGGTGGCGGTGCCGAGCGGGGAGGACGTGCACGAGGCCCTCTCGCTCGCCTACGAGACGTTCCCCGACCTCGAAGAGCACCGCGACCGCGAGGCCGGAAATCTCAGCGGCGGTCAACAGCAGATGTTGGCCCTCGTCCGCGGTCTCGTCGGGGAGAACGAACTCCTGCTGGTGGACGAACCGAGCGAGGGACTGGCCCCGCTCATCGTCGAGGCCGTCGCCGAGGCGCTCGCAGAGGCGGCGACGGATACCACGCTGTTGCTGGTCGAGCAGAACCTCCCGCTGGCGCTCGACCTCGCTGATCGGTTCTACGTGCTCGACAACGGACGCGTCGTCGAACAGGGCGACGCGAACGAGGTGTCGATGGACGACGAGCGACTCCGGAGGTATCTCTCGGCATGA